From Streptomyces sp. 6-11-2, one genomic window encodes:
- a CDS encoding tetratricopeptide repeat protein, with protein MRDGHRADAERLLTRAVEEEVRRSGGRVDGGLLLSRARGALDTMAGTAAEEYEAYTRALDESAAGQLTFAQRYAREGGRTPLLVAGVAGLAAIVADLALGTDGGTAVGAGVTVGVVGAAATVVKVTATHLPAAHRRAGAAGQPGGPEQLRLQWLTALEVRGIRPFLDQQRVLSASTTPKKAAPRLRGTDKSAAARRRTVLEQSFGHLPDSEDVFAGRREEMARIRQWVQASRASTQTRPTVVVLHGAPGSGRSTLAVRAAHDLRDQFRGAVVVDLRGGSREEPPLPTRDALLHLLNRLGAPREQLLFRERSSPEQQLKRLGELYHQHLTGLPVTIVLDDASDAEQVRALVPERSDSLVLVTAREPLRLPADLPAWVHQLPVQALDAVGAEELLTAAAQDSSGPYDAESTDRIGRLCGGLPLALRIAGSCLGPRSPRQLATDLGAYGPVEPVERALWLRYTDQSEQARRLLRRLALAGRASMGGAAAAALLATDETEANRHLAALARAGLIDHVRGNRFRLHDLVRAFAHARLLDEEDPAERTAAQERLIENYAELADSVLRLVDGNMSTRSDRFSPHGFTSLDEALRWLDDESSFITAALRHAEGVNQGAVLNLLGALCDYCLLRGDLYRLGEISELTQAVDQGLLVRSVQWRTGIAARQLGELDKARTTLASVVDLYREAHHDAGAARALNSLGITLHHQGNLTEAAARLREALALQTAPELATDRAWTMHALAAVERDRAHLAEALELLTRSLVLHREGGSVHGEAWAHFQLGQLALRRGDVERAEADLRQALERYRRTQDARGEAWALTQLARARLMAGDTAEAVEELRQAAARHRDNEDARGEAWTLYYLGQALEETGGLDQAVRELERARTMFSRMRDVYGLACARHHSARVTRDQRAAQTGSLRNSGFARQLLVDARADFQRIGVAHGEAWTCLELAVVDAGNARTQQALSLCDEALALFASYGDRRGEDWARFLRCTLLPYAAPGGTEVGTAVAQEELAQLVRGNHPLRDGKLNDYVEAYRLLLERGVSLEAGWQAWRLGMVPERHAREVMGVAVPDGES; from the coding sequence ATGCGGGATGGCCATCGGGCGGACGCCGAGCGGCTGCTGACTCGGGCCGTGGAGGAGGAGGTTCGCCGCTCGGGCGGGCGGGTGGACGGAGGTCTGCTGCTGTCCCGGGCGCGCGGCGCGCTGGACACCATGGCCGGGACCGCGGCGGAGGAGTACGAGGCCTACACGCGGGCGCTGGACGAGTCGGCGGCGGGGCAGCTCACGTTCGCCCAGCGCTACGCGCGTGAGGGCGGCCGAACTCCCCTGCTCGTCGCGGGAGTCGCGGGGCTCGCCGCCATCGTGGCCGACCTGGCGCTGGGCACCGACGGTGGCACCGCCGTCGGCGCGGGCGTCACCGTCGGGGTGGTGGGCGCCGCCGCCACCGTCGTGAAGGTGACCGCCACCCATCTGCCCGCCGCGCACCGCCGGGCCGGTGCGGCCGGCCAGCCCGGCGGTCCGGAACAGCTGCGGTTGCAGTGGCTGACCGCGCTGGAGGTGCGCGGCATCCGCCCGTTCCTCGACCAGCAGCGCGTGCTGAGCGCGTCCACCACACCGAAGAAGGCGGCGCCCAGGCTGCGCGGCACGGACAAGAGCGCGGCGGCCCGCAGACGCACTGTCCTGGAGCAGTCGTTCGGCCACCTTCCCGACTCGGAGGACGTGTTCGCGGGGCGGCGGGAGGAGATGGCGCGGATCCGGCAGTGGGTGCAGGCGTCCCGCGCGTCCACCCAGACCCGGCCGACCGTCGTGGTCCTGCACGGAGCGCCGGGCTCCGGCCGCAGCACGCTGGCGGTGCGCGCGGCCCACGATCTGAGGGACCAGTTCCGGGGCGCGGTCGTGGTCGATCTGCGCGGCGGCAGCCGGGAGGAGCCGCCGCTGCCCACCCGCGACGCCCTGCTGCACCTGCTGAACCGGCTCGGCGCGCCCCGCGAGCAACTGCTGTTCCGCGAACGCTCCTCCCCCGAGCAGCAGCTCAAACGGCTCGGCGAGCTGTACCACCAGCATCTGACGGGGCTGCCGGTCACGATCGTGCTGGACGACGCCTCGGACGCCGAGCAGGTCCGCGCCCTGGTGCCCGAGCGGTCCGACAGCCTGGTCCTGGTGACCGCCCGCGAGCCGCTCCGGCTGCCCGCCGACCTGCCGGCCTGGGTCCACCAGCTCCCCGTCCAGGCCCTGGACGCGGTGGGCGCGGAGGAACTGCTGACCGCCGCCGCACAGGACAGTTCGGGGCCCTACGACGCGGAATCCACCGACCGGATCGGGCGGTTGTGCGGCGGGCTGCCGCTGGCGCTGCGTATCGCGGGCTCCTGTCTCGGCCCGCGCTCACCGCGTCAACTGGCCACGGATCTGGGCGCGTACGGTCCGGTGGAACCGGTGGAACGGGCGCTGTGGCTGCGTTACACCGACCAGTCGGAGCAGGCCCGCCGGCTACTGAGGCGGCTCGCCCTGGCCGGACGCGCCTCGATGGGCGGCGCGGCGGCGGCCGCGCTGCTGGCCACGGACGAGACGGAGGCGAACCGGCACCTGGCGGCCCTCGCCCGGGCGGGCCTGATCGACCATGTGCGGGGCAACCGCTTCCGGCTGCACGACCTGGTGCGGGCCTTCGCGCACGCGCGTCTGCTGGACGAGGAGGACCCCGCCGAGCGGACGGCGGCGCAGGAGCGGCTGATCGAGAACTACGCCGAGCTGGCCGATTCTGTGCTGCGTCTGGTCGACGGGAACATGTCGACCCGCTCGGACCGCTTCAGCCCCCACGGCTTCACCTCCCTGGACGAGGCGCTGCGCTGGCTGGACGACGAGTCGAGCTTCATCACGGCGGCCCTCCGGCACGCGGAGGGCGTGAACCAGGGGGCCGTGCTGAACCTGCTCGGCGCCCTGTGCGACTACTGCCTGCTGCGCGGCGACCTGTACCGGCTGGGGGAGATCAGCGAGCTGACCCAGGCCGTCGACCAGGGGCTGCTGGTCCGGTCGGTGCAGTGGCGTACCGGTATCGCGGCCCGCCAGCTCGGCGAGCTCGACAAGGCGCGTACCACGCTGGCCTCGGTCGTCGACCTCTACCGGGAGGCCCACCACGACGCGGGCGCGGCCCGCGCGCTGAACTCGCTCGGCATCACGCTGCACCACCAGGGCAACCTGACGGAGGCGGCGGCCCGGCTGCGGGAGGCCCTCGCCCTTCAGACGGCGCCCGAGCTGGCGACCGACCGCGCCTGGACGATGCACGCGCTGGCGGCGGTGGAGCGGGACCGGGCGCATCTGGCCGAGGCGCTGGAGCTGCTGACCAGGTCGCTGGTGCTGCACCGGGAGGGCGGTTCGGTGCACGGCGAGGCGTGGGCCCACTTCCAGCTGGGCCAGCTCGCGCTGCGCAGGGGTGACGTGGAGCGCGCCGAGGCGGACCTGCGTCAGGCGCTGGAACGCTACCGCCGCACCCAGGACGCCCGCGGCGAGGCCTGGGCCCTCACTCAGCTGGCCCGGGCCCGGCTGATGGCCGGCGACACGGCCGAGGCGGTGGAGGAGCTACGGCAGGCGGCGGCACGGCACCGGGACAACGAGGACGCGCGCGGCGAGGCGTGGACGCTGTACTACCTCGGTCAGGCGCTGGAGGAGACCGGCGGGCTCGACCAGGCGGTGCGCGAGCTGGAGCGCGCCCGCACCATGTTCTCCCGGATGCGGGACGTGTACGGGCTGGCCTGCGCCCGCCATCATTCGGCCCGGGTCACCCGGGACCAGCGGGCGGCGCAGACCGGGTCACTGCGCAACTCCGGTTTCGCCCGCCAGCTCCTCGTCGACGCCCGCGCCGACTTCCAGCGCATCGGCGTCGCGCACGGCGAGGCGTGGACGTGTCTGGAGCTGGCCGTCGTGGACGCCGGGAACGCGCGCACCCAGCAGGCACTGTCCCTGTGCGACGAGGCGCTGGCCCTGTTCGCCTCCTACGGCGACCGCCGCGGTGAGGACTGGGCCCGGTTCCTGCGCTGCACTCTGCTGCCGTACGCGGCCCCCGGCGGTACGGAGGTCGGCACGGCGGTGGCCCAGGAGGAACTGGCCCAGCTCGTCCGCGGCAACCATCCGCTGCGCGACGGGAAGCTGAACGACTACGTCGAGGCCTACCGGCTCCTCCTGGAGCGCGGCGTGAGCCTGGAGGCGGGCTGGCAGGCCTGGCGCCTGGGCATGGTGCCCGAGCGGCACGCGCGGGAGGTGATGGGGGTGGCGGTGCCGGACGGCGAGAGCTGA
- the mca gene encoding mycothiol conjugate amidase Mca: MTDQLRLMAVHAHPDDESSKGAATMAKYVSEGVDVLVVTCTGGERGSILNPKLQGDKYIEENIHEVRRKEMEEAREILGVSQDWLGFVDSGLPEGDPLPPLPEGCFALEDLDKAAGELVRRIRSFRPQVITTYDENGGYPHPDHIMTHKISMVAFEGAADAEKYPEEEYGPAYQPLKLYYNQGFNRPRTEALHQALLDRGLESPYGEWLKRWEDSGHKERTLTTHIPCADFFEIRDKALIAHATQIDPDGGWFRVPMEVQKEVWPTEEYELAKSLVDTSLPEDDLFAGVRQP; encoded by the coding sequence TTGACTGACCAGCTGCGACTGATGGCCGTGCACGCGCACCCCGACGACGAGTCGAGCAAGGGCGCGGCCACCATGGCCAAGTACGTTTCCGAGGGGGTGGACGTGCTGGTGGTGACCTGCACGGGCGGAGAGCGCGGCTCCATCCTCAACCCCAAGCTCCAGGGCGACAAGTACATCGAGGAGAACATCCACGAGGTGCGCCGCAAGGAGATGGAGGAGGCCCGCGAGATCCTCGGGGTGAGCCAGGACTGGCTCGGTTTCGTCGACTCCGGCCTCCCCGAGGGCGACCCGCTGCCCCCGCTGCCCGAGGGCTGCTTCGCCCTGGAGGACCTCGACAAGGCGGCCGGCGAGCTGGTCCGCAGGATCCGCTCCTTCCGTCCCCAGGTGATCACCACCTACGACGAGAACGGCGGCTACCCGCATCCCGACCACATCATGACCCACAAGATCTCGATGGTGGCCTTCGAGGGCGCCGCGGACGCCGAGAAGTACCCGGAGGAGGAGTACGGCCCGGCCTACCAGCCGCTGAAGCTGTACTACAACCAGGGCTTCAACCGCCCGCGCACCGAGGCGCTGCACCAGGCCCTGCTCGACCGCGGCCTGGAGTCCCCCTACGGCGAGTGGCTCAAGCGCTGGGAGGACTCGGGCCACAAGGAGCGCACGCTCACCACGCACATCCCCTGCGCCGATTTCTTCGAGATCCGCGACAAGGCGCTGATCGCCCACGCCACGCAGATCGACCCCGACGGCGGCTGGTTCCGGGTGCCGATGGAGGTCCAGAAGGAGGTCTGGCCGACGGAGGAGTACGAGCTCGCGAAGTCGCTCGTCGACACCTCGCTCCCGGAGGACGACCTCTTTGCGGGCGTCCGGCAGCCGTGA
- a CDS encoding DUF4307 domain-containing protein has translation MSTASTRLPEGRYGRSPDERADHKLKIAGAVLSAALLALIGYFAYHYVGQNKISAQVVTFQTSKDSVQIHLEVHKDADVRGYCTLRSQAADGSEVGRADFRFDERASQVDKVLTLRTTARGTTAELLGCSTG, from the coding sequence ATGAGCACGGCGAGCACCCGGCTGCCCGAGGGCCGCTACGGCCGCTCCCCGGACGAGCGCGCCGACCACAAGCTCAAAATCGCCGGTGCCGTCCTGAGCGCGGCCCTGCTCGCCCTGATCGGCTACTTCGCCTACCACTACGTCGGCCAGAACAAGATCAGCGCGCAGGTCGTCACCTTCCAGACGTCGAAGGACTCGGTGCAGATCCATCTGGAGGTCCACAAGGACGCCGACGTCCGCGGCTACTGCACGCTGCGCTCGCAGGCCGCCGACGGCTCCGAGGTCGGGCGGGCGGACTTCCGCTTCGACGAGCGCGCCTCGCAGGTCGACAAGGTGCTCACCCTGCGGACGACGGCCCGGGGCACGACGGCCGAGCTGCTGGGCTGCAGCACCGGGTGA
- the greA gene encoding transcription elongation factor GreA, translating into MTQTSENVTWLTQEAYNKLKDELAYLTGPARTEIAAKIAAAREEGDLRENGGYHAAKEEQGKQELRVRQLTQLLETAQVGEPPAADGAVAPGMVVTIAFDGDEDDTLSFLLASREYASAEIETYSPQSPLGSGVMGHKVGEDAEYELPNGKIASVKILKAEPYSG; encoded by the coding sequence GTGACCCAGACCAGCGAGAACGTCACCTGGCTGACCCAGGAGGCGTACAACAAGCTCAAGGACGAGCTTGCGTACCTTACTGGTCCTGCGCGCACGGAGATCGCCGCCAAGATCGCGGCCGCGCGCGAGGAGGGCGACCTGCGCGAGAACGGCGGGTACCACGCGGCCAAGGAGGAGCAGGGCAAGCAGGAGCTCCGCGTGCGCCAGCTGACCCAGCTCCTGGAGACCGCCCAGGTCGGCGAGCCGCCGGCCGCGGACGGCGCGGTCGCGCCGGGCATGGTCGTCACGATCGCCTTCGACGGCGACGAGGACGACACCCTGTCCTTCCTGCTGGCCTCGCGGGAGTACGCGAGCGCCGAGATCGAGACCTACTCGCCGCAGTCCCCGCTGGGCTCCGGCGTGATGGGCCACAAGGTCGGCGAGGACGCGGAGTACGAGCTGCCGAACGGCAAGATCGCCTCGGTGAAGATCCTCAAGGCCGAGCCGTACAGCGGCTGA